ACTCAACCGCTTCCGGTCTTTCGATCTTCGCAATAATCGGCACCTCGCCCCCCCAGTCGGCCACTAACTTCCTTGCGGCTACCACATCATCGGGGCCTCTGACAAACGAGAGAGCTACATAATCCACCCCCTGCGCGATGCCGAACCGGAGATCGTCCCGATCTTTGTCAGTGAGAGTGGGGGCGCTGATGCGAGTATCCGGCAGGTTCATGCCCTTGTGCGAAGTGAGTCGCCCTCCGGTCACGACTCTGCATTCGACGGCGCCGCCGCTAATCCGATCAGCAATCAGCTCGATTAACCCATCGTCAATCAGGATGCGGGCTCCTGGCTGGACATCCCGTACCAGGTATTGGTACGTCACCGGGATTCCGCGCATACCGATTGGAGCAATAGATTGTGCGCCGAGTTGACCGCCCGACCGGAGCAAAGTCGTCACGAGTCTCACCGTCTGGCCGGCAATCAAGGCGAACCCGTCCTGATCGATTTCTCCGATACGGATCCTCGGTCCTTGCAGGTCCTGGATGATCGCCACCGCCACATGCCGACGATCCGCTACTTCACGAATGGCCTTGATCGCACGCGCATGTGATTCGTGGGTCCCATGAGAAAAGTTGAGTCGCGCCGCGTCCATGCCGCTCTCAATCAACTGATCCAGCACGGTGAGTGAATCGCTGGCGGGGCCAATGGTGCACACGATTTTGGCTTTACGCATGGACAAGACTGTCACTTTTTCCCGCTCTTCTCGTGGGATGTACGAGGACGCCATTCTAACAAACGACCACCGAGCTCACAACGCAACCACCGTTCAGACGCAGGCCGCCTCGTTTATTTGGTTTATCTTGTTTATTTGGTTGAACCAGACCAACCAGATAGACCAGATGAACCAAATCAACCAAATGAACCAGATGAACGAGACAGACCAGCGGACTTTTTCAGCATTCTGTTAAAGATGGATTCTAGGGCAGCTCGCTTCCGTGCATTCGGGCGAAGATATCCCAGTCGAACTGCTTCGGTGCCACAGCGTGGAGTGGAATCGCCTCGATAGTACCCGGCCCGCGATAGGCCAACATGCACCCGACCACCCGCTCCGGTTCCTTGACGAGACGGCGAATCGCTTCATAGGCCAGATCTTGTCCGATGGTCTTGTCCTCGGGGGTCGGGGGTGCTCCCCGTAACGTGTGACCGAGGATTGTGGCTTTGGTCGTAGGGGCGAGGCGATATTCACCGGGGCGTGCCTGAAACTGTGGCCACGTAGCGAGCGTGCTGGCGACATATTCGACCAGGCCTCGCACACCGCCATCCGGGTGATGGCGATGAGGCGTCTGTTCCGCCACCACAAACAGATGGCTTTTGTTCGGGACGCCAAAGGTGCGTTTGAGCGTGCCCAGGATGAAGTCGTCGATATATGAATCGGGATCGGGATGCTCGTTGACCAACAGGCCTTCAGCTCTGGCCTGATATGCACAGGCGAGGGCAAGATGGCCGGACCCTGCCCCCATAATCTCGACGAAAAAGACACTGCCCATGGCGGAACTGGTGGCTTTCAGCGACTCGATGGATTGATTCGCCAGAGACACGGCCGAATGAAAACCCAGGGAGGTCGTTCCCGCGATATTATTGTCGATCGAGCCGGGAATCCCGACGGCCTGAACCCCAAATCCTTCGTAGAGCGCCCGCGCGCCTCGAAGACTCCCGTCCCCACCGATGAGCACCAAGGCTCCGTCTTCCATGTAGGGCCGAAGATGCCGCATGGTGGCCTGTTGCACCTGCTCGTCCTTGAAATCTTCGAAGCGGCTGCTCCCGATTGGACTGCTCGCATGGCTGCCCATCCCACGGGTATCCTGCTCGGTCACGGCTGTGATCCAGTTGTTGGCCAGACCTAAGAACCCGTGACGGACGAAGTGGACTTCCAGGCCAAACCGGTTTCCTGTCACTCGCAACTCTTTCAACGCGGCGCCGGCGCCGGCAAAATCGCCACCCGAGACCAATGCTACGATCCGCTTGATCTGTCGGGGTTTGAGCGTGATCCGGTCTCTGCGTTCTCGCTCGACCTTCACCCAGGTCTCCCGCACTGCCCGTTCCCGCGCGGACAGACCCACAGCGGTGGAATAGCCGGATAAAAGTCCCTGTTCGTAGGCCAGCAAGACGACGTTATCCTGTCCCTCCTTATATTCGCCAAACTCGGTGAAGGCTTCGCGAAAGGGACGAGGATCGAGATAAATCATGAGCGCCCGCAGCGTGGAGCTGTGGCTGTACAGACACACGGCCTTCCCCTGGTGGGACTGACCCAACCGGCGGAAGCCATCGACGATATCCACATAGACATCGAAGAAGGAATGTCCGCCCGGGTAGCTGTAGAGGGGATGTTTGATCAGGCGTTTGGCCGTCGGTACATCCACACCGAATGCCTTCGCGGCCTCCTCGGCTTCCACCTTCTTCTCCAGCCCTGTGACCCATCCGAAATCCTGGGAGTCTAAGGCGGGATCGCAGGCGGGTGGGAGCGCCTCAGCATGGTGTTCCTGCGCCTGCATCAGCGCCGCTGTCACCCGCTCATACAATTGCCGCGTATTGGGGCTCTGGCTCACCAGCTGGACGAAGGTGCGTGGATCGAGATAGTTGTGAATATGCAGGAAGTCCAATTGTTGCCCTACCACGCCCAGCATCCTGGCCAGGGCTGCACCGACCGCGTCGGCTTTGGGGACGCCTCGCTCAGTATCCAGGACGTTCGCGAAGCGTCGCCCGACTCGATAGGTGCTGCTCTCCATACGTGAGATACCATGACGCATCGTGAACAGAAGCGTGCGACCGGTTAAATCGCGCGGCAAGAGCCAAAATCGATCCTCGCCCAAGTCCAGCACGATACGATCCTCGACCAACTGCGGCGTCAGTTGCGCACGCGGCACGATCGCCACCGGCCGGCGATGTGTCGGCTTCTGCACTGATCTGATTGGCATGCGGAGGAGCGGAGCCAACTCGCCTGCTGCGAGGAGAACATTCCAGGCGGCAAAGAATACCAGTTCGTCGCCCCGGCAACCCTCTTCGATCAGCGCGCGACGGGTAGCCCGATACTCCTCTGCCCCAGGAAAGCCGCCCTGCGCATCGCGCACAAACGCCCTGATCTTCTCCATGGCATCACGGGTTCGCTGTGGTCGATCGACTGAGGAAGGGGGGATGGGTGGGGACGCAATTCCCTCACCGGCGGTGCGATGCGCCAGCATCTCTCCATAGGCCAGGAGCCCTTCGGCTGTCACAAACTCGAGCCGGTCTATGGCGGATTCCAATCTGTACCTCGTTGGCTTGTCCCTGTGTAAGAGGCATCTACCTGCCCGCACGGTTGCCGGAAGATGCGGGCCTGGAGAACATCCCCAGCAACATGAATACGGTGGATGCTACGCTGGCAGATGAGCGATAGCAACAATTTCTGGCCTCAATCTCTGGCCTTGAGCACCCGCTCCTCTCACGCTCGTTGATCCTCCGAGATCGTACGTGCTAGGGTTCGTACGGTGCTTCCGCGCTTCGTAATACGAACGCGAAACTATGGATCGAACTTGGAAGGTTTATGCAATACTCGTCGTCCTCGGTGGGTTGCTGGTCGGTGGCCCCACAGGCTCCCCCAATGCCGCCTCATCGCCTGAACCGACCGTATCGTCTGCCTCTGTCCCATCTGTTCTGCCCGCAGGGCCTGCTCTTCACGATGCCACGCCGCCTCTCGATCGGCAATTACATCGAGCCGCGAAGGACCCGCTACAAAAAGCCAAAGATCTGCTGGAGGCAATTCAACGACATGAGGGCAAGGCCCTCCCTGGATATATCGGCGGCAGGGTATTCCAGAATCGTGAAAGACGGCTGCCGCGCGGTCACTATCGCGAGTACGATGTGAATCCCAAAATACGCGGCCGCGCACGGGATGCGGAGCGGATCGTCATCGAACAAGACAGTGGCAGGGCCTACTATACCGGTGACCATTACCGAACCTTCATGCCATTGAATGAGGTCCCATGACTCCGAAACATTCACTGGCATTGTCCACCTATCTCCAATCGACGAAAGCCCCCTGGACCTCATTACTTGTTGTCACAGACGGGAAGCGTGCCGAATCGCTGGTGCGCCCGCCGACCGGGTTCGCGCTGAAGGTCATCAGGGGCCGTCACTGTAAGACGCCGGCAAATCTGTTTGCGGAGTTTGCCCGGGCATTGGAGTTTCCCGACTACTTCGGCCACAACTGGGACGCATTGGAGGAATGTTTGGCTGATCTGGAGTGGCTGCCAGCCAAGGGCTACATTTTATTGGTCACAAATGCAGAAGGGGTATTGCCCGAGGATGAAGAAGAGTACGAAACCTTTCTTGAGATCTTGCGCGATGCGGGAGAGGCCTGGGGAAACGGACAGGCGGGAATGGGTGCGCGACGGGCCACTCCCTTCCACGCGCTATTCGTCGTATCGGAGCAGGAGAAAGCCAATCGGGCTCACTGGGGTATGAAAGAAATCAACGCGGAACCGACTCGGGCAGCGAATAGGCAACAACGGTCCCCCAACCGCAGACCGTCACGTTGATATCGAACCGGCCAGTACGGGAAGATTGAGGTGGAAGTGCCTGCCTTAGTGGCGCATCTTTACGGTCACGTGCAACAGGTCTGTCCAGTGGAAGAGTTTAGAAGACAGTTCGCTTGCGGTTCCAGAGTAAGAGGCCGTGTGAATCGATGTCTGCCAGCGGGCCTCGACTTCATGGCGATGAACGACGCAAATCCCATGCGTTTCCCGCTTGTCTTTGAGGGGAGCCTTTTCGCCCATCAGCTCGGTCTTCCCCTCTTGTCGGCACCACGAGCAGATAATCTTCATCGTTGATCCCGTAATCGTTCTTTAGGCGCGTGATACAGGCCTAATTAGGCAAGAGTTGAGCCGCATCAGTTGGTCACCTGAATCAACGCCTTTCCAATGGATTACGAAGAGTCCCTGTCAGCAGGCACCTAGCCTGGAGCAAAAAGTGGTGAGGAGGGGCTCTCTTTCAGACAATTTTTGGCCCCGGTCGTCTCATGACATCGGTCGAGCTTCCCCTTTCTTGACCGAGGCTCAGCTGCATGGTACTGTGCGCCCCCATTATGAAAACCACTCGCTCCAGCAAGCTTTTCACGGAAGCTCAACAACTCATTCCCGGGGGTGTGAATAGTCCGGTGCGTGCCTTTCGCTCTGTCGGAGGCGAACCCCGGTTTATCAAACGGGCCAAAGGCGCTCGCCTCTACGATGTCGACGGGAACAGCTACATCGACTACGTATTGTCATGGGGTCCGATGATTTTGGGTCATGCAGCTCCATCGGTGATCAGTGCGATCAAAAGGGCTGCCGCAAATGGAACCAGTTACGGCGCGCCGACCGAACTGGAAGTCATACTTGCCCGCATGATCCGCGATGCCTTTCCATCAATGGAAAAGGTCCGACTCGTGAGTTCCGGCACCGAAGCGGTCATGAGCGCGATTCGTGTCGCGCGTGGCTTTACGAAGCGAGACAGTATCCTGAAGTTTGAAGGGTGCTATCACGGCCACAGCGATTATTTGCTGGTGAAGGCCGGGTCCGGCCTGGCTACATTGGGGATTCCGGATTCGCTCGGAGTTCCCGCTGACTTTGCGAAACACACGTTGACTGTCCCATACAACGATATCCGGGCGGTTCAACAGATCGTGAAGGAACATCGGGACCGGTTGGCCTGCGTGATTCTGGAGCCGATCGCGGCGAACATGGGCGTCGTGCCGCCGACGCCGGAGTTCCTTGCGTCACTCCGCCGGCTGACCACAGAACACGACATACTCCTGATTTTCGACGAGGTCATCTCGGGCTTTCGTGTGGCCTATGGCGGCGCCCAAGCGCTCTACGGGATTACTCCTGATCTGACCGTGCTGGGGAAAATCATCGGCGGTGGATTGCCGGTCGGCGCCTATGGAGGACGGAAAGAGATCATGGATCTGATCGCGCCGCTGGGTCCGGTCTATCAGGCTGGGACCTTGTCGGGAAATCCGCTAGCCGTGTCCGCCGGCATTGCCACGCTCAAGCAGCTCAAAGCTCGCGGGGTCTACAAGAAGCTGGAAGAGAAATCTGCAGCCCTAGCCAAAGGGATCGGCGCCGCTGCGAAGAACGCCAAGGTGCCGCTCACGCAAACCAGAGTCGGCTCGATCCTCGGCGCCTTCTTTACGTCAGGCCCGGTGTCTGATTGGAATACAGCAAAACTGTCGGACACGAAGCGATACGGGCAATTCTTTCATGCGATGCTGGAACAGGGGGTGTATCTGGCCCCCTCTCAATTCGAAGCCGCCTTCCTCTCGACCGCTCATTCATCCCGCGATATCGAATACACGATCAAAGCCGCGCATTCCGCTTTCAAAGCACTGTGAAGAGCTGATCGCTATAGAAATCTCCCGCCTTTTTTAAGATAATCATCCGCCTGCTACTTACACCTCTACATCAAAGGGATACTCCTATGGTTACCCGGGTCGTCATATCACAGGGAATGTTGCAGTGAGCAAGCGGACCATTACCCTGATTCTTGTTGCCTACTTGACCGTTGTATGGGTGGCAGTCATCTTTCGCATCGATTATTTTCCATTAACCTGGGTCCCCATGTATAGCGGGTACAAGCCCAGCGAAACCATTTCAGTCAAAGTGTTTGATAAAGACAAAGAGAAAAAAGGCTTTAAAGTCACCTATCGGGACGGATCAACCGGGTACGTATCCTCTAAAGATCTGAATATTACCAAACCGCATTTTCGACGCTTGTACAATGATCTGTTGCCCGACTCAACAATGGTTGAAACCGCCCCCTCGAAACATAAAGAGGGAAATATTGAACTGGGAATGATCAACCGATGGATCCGCGGATTGGCTGAAGATAAGCCTCGATTTGCGGTTGATAGGGAGTGGGGAATGTTTTGGACTCTCAACAAAACCCTAGGGCATGAACCATCCGACCCTAAATTTATCATTCGAATAGAAGCCGACCAGCAGAACCGTGTGTACAGGAAGGAAGATTTATTGCGGCAGGACGTGGGGAACGTTCAAATTGATAACCGGCGGGCTTTGATCGAATGGCGGGACGAATGGCTGCCAAGGTGGGAACATGGCATGTTCTAACATCATCAGCCGGGCTTGGAATCAATTTTTCTTTACAGGGTTTTCAGGGGAAAGCCTTGGCCTGCTGCGGATGTACATTGGATGCGGGCTTCTGTTTTTTCACACCTATCAATTTGCCACCGTCCTGTCTCTTAACCACATAGGGGCCATGCATTACTTTATTGCGCCCATTTGGTACTTCAAGTTATTAGGGATTCAATATCATGTACCGGCCCTTTCGTTTGGCATGTATGCCATTTTGATGGGTGCAACCGTATCGATGATTTTAGGGAAAAACACCCGGACATCGATTCTCGTGATCATTCTCTGTGTTTTTTACCTGAAAGGAGTACGCGATAGCTTTGCGGGCGACGTTCACCATCGGGAAATCATTCCCATGCAGATTCTTTTCCTCTTTTTACTTTCCAAGTGTGGGGAAGTCCATTCTCGTGATGCCAGGCAGCGTCATATTCCCGCTGGAGTTCAGGAATGGGAGGCCAGCTGGCCCATAAAAACCATGCAACTGTATGTGGCGTTGTTTTATTTCTGGAGTGTGATTGCCAAAGTACGAACCTCGGGCTGGGTCTGGTTCGCCGGCGAAGGCAAAATTCAGGAAGTCTTAATCCTACGATCAGTCCGGTGGGGTGTGACCGATCAAGGAGAATTCCTCAAAAACGGGCTCAGTTTTGAGCTGGCCCAACATCCGGAACTCATTCAAATCTTCTCTATTCTCGTCCTGGCTTTCGAGCTGGGATTTCCCCTGCTGCTCTTAATCAAATCCGTCAAATTGCGGCTCGCGTTTATTTTAGGAGTCACCACATTCCATATTGCTAGTTTTGTCTTGATGGACGTCAACTTTTTGTTAATTCCATTTGTCTATCTTATTTTCTTTGACCTCGTTCCCATTCATCAATGGCTCAAAACCCGTGCATGGCCATTGTTCAGACGCCGTCTCTCTATGGCCGGGTAGGCTCAAGGAGCCTGTCCGACATTGCCCTTCGTGACGAGCCGAATGAGGTGCGGCCAGGTGCCAGGCCGCAGACCCGGAAAAACCGGAGGTGTATTCGCTGGAATACATTGAGGATTTTTTCGGGTCGAGAACGACGCAGATGGCTGCAGATCGTTCGCCGCAGTAGAAAGGGTAATGTCGGACAGGCTCCTAAAGCCTCACCCATGCAATCATGCCTACCTCCGAGGTGCTATAATGAGGCCGGCCATATACTGTACATATATCGGCACACCTCAAGGAAAGATCGGACAACCGAGAGGGACATGTGAAACAGGGATCTCCGGTACAATCCCATGAATGGGGCCATTACGAGCGGGTGATTGTTTTTGACGGGGTATGCAATTTTTGCAATGCGTTTGTCAATTTTGTCCTCCAGCGGGATTCCCGAGGATTATTTAGATTCGGAACTCTTCAATCCCAACCCGCCCAAGACATTCTCGCTCAGCTAGGCCTCTCGACCCAGGATTATGAAACCTTTTTACTGCTGGAAAACGGGAAGGTCTTCACGAAATCCACGGCGGCCCTCAAAGTTCTTCGCTGCCTTCCCGGGGTGTGGCCCTGGATCTATGCCTTCATCATCATTCCCCGGCCTCTTCGAGATATGGTCTACGGTATTATCGCCCGGAATCGCTATCAGTGG
This Nitrospirota bacterium DNA region includes the following protein-coding sequences:
- a CDS encoding 6-phosphofructokinase, producing the protein MESAIDRLEFVTAEGLLAYGEMLAHRTAGEGIASPPIPPSSVDRPQRTRDAMEKIRAFVRDAQGGFPGAEEYRATRRALIEEGCRGDELVFFAAWNVLLAAGELAPLLRMPIRSVQKPTHRRPVAIVPRAQLTPQLVEDRIVLDLGEDRFWLLPRDLTGRTLLFTMRHGISRMESSTYRVGRRFANVLDTERGVPKADAVGAALARMLGVVGQQLDFLHIHNYLDPRTFVQLVSQSPNTRQLYERVTAALMQAQEHHAEALPPACDPALDSQDFGWVTGLEKKVEAEEAAKAFGVDVPTAKRLIKHPLYSYPGGHSFFDVYVDIVDGFRRLGQSHQGKAVCLYSHSSTLRALMIYLDPRPFREAFTEFGEYKEGQDNVVLLAYEQGLLSGYSTAVGLSARERAVRETWVKVERERRDRITLKPRQIKRIVALVSGGDFAGAGAALKELRVTGNRFGLEVHFVRHGFLGLANNWITAVTEQDTRGMGSHASSPIGSSRFEDFKDEQVQQATMRHLRPYMEDGALVLIGGDGSLRGARALYEGFGVQAVGIPGSIDNNIAGTTSLGFHSAVSLANQSIESLKATSSAMGSVFFVEIMGAGSGHLALACAYQARAEGLLVNEHPDPDSYIDDFILGTLKRTFGVPNKSHLFVVAEQTPHRHHPDGGVRGLVEYVASTLATWPQFQARPGEYRLAPTTKATILGHTLRGAPPTPEDKTIGQDLAYEAIRRLVKEPERVVGCMLAYRGPGTIEAIPLHAVAPKQFDWDIFARMHGSELP
- a CDS encoding barstar family protein codes for the protein MTPKHSLALSTYLQSTKAPWTSLLVVTDGKRAESLVRPPTGFALKVIRGRHCKTPANLFAEFARALEFPDYFGHNWDALEECLADLEWLPAKGYILLVTNAEGVLPEDEEEYETFLEILRDAGEAWGNGQAGMGARRATPFHALFVVSEQEKANRAHWGMKEINAEPTRAANRQQRSPNRRPSR
- the hemL gene encoding glutamate-1-semialdehyde 2,1-aminomutase, translated to MKTTRSSKLFTEAQQLIPGGVNSPVRAFRSVGGEPRFIKRAKGARLYDVDGNSYIDYVLSWGPMILGHAAPSVISAIKRAAANGTSYGAPTELEVILARMIRDAFPSMEKVRLVSSGTEAVMSAIRVARGFTKRDSILKFEGCYHGHSDYLLVKAGSGLATLGIPDSLGVPADFAKHTLTVPYNDIRAVQQIVKEHRDRLACVILEPIAANMGVVPPTPEFLASLRRLTTEHDILLIFDEVISGFRVAYGGAQALYGITPDLTVLGKIIGGGLPVGAYGGRKEIMDLIAPLGPVYQAGTLSGNPLAVSAGIATLKQLKARGVYKKLEEKSAALAKGIGAAAKNAKVPLTQTRVGSILGAFFTSGPVSDWNTAKLSDTKRYGQFFHAMLEQGVYLAPSQFEAAFLSTAHSSRDIEYTIKAAHSAFKAL
- a CDS encoding thiol-disulfide oxidoreductase DCC family protein translates to MKQGSPVQSHEWGHYERVIVFDGVCNFCNAFVNFVLQRDSRGLFRFGTLQSQPAQDILAQLGLSTQDYETFLLLENGKVFTKSTAALKVLRCLPGVWPWIYAFIIIPRPLRDMVYGIIARNRYQWMGKSDTCRVPTPKERARFI